Proteins encoded in a region of the Sterolibacterium denitrificans genome:
- the dksA gene encoding RNA polymerase-binding protein DksA — MNSKQQAHFRKILQTLKDELLGDVERTVHTMQEEATVFADPNDRASQESDIALELRNRDRERKLIKKIDEALERIEKGEYGYCDSCGVEISLKRLEARPTATLCIDCKTLEEMREKQLAK, encoded by the coding sequence ATGAACAGCAAGCAACAGGCACATTTCCGCAAGATTCTCCAGACGCTCAAGGATGAGCTGCTGGGTGATGTCGAGCGCACCGTACACACAATGCAGGAGGAAGCCACCGTCTTCGCCGACCCCAACGATCGCGCCAGCCAGGAATCCGACATCGCCCTGGAACTGCGCAACCGCGACCGCGAGCGCAAGCTGATCAAGAAGATCGACGAGGCGCTGGAACGCATCGAGAAAGGCGAGTACGGCTACTGCGACAGCTGCGGCGTGGAAATCAGCCTCAAGCGCCTCGAAGCCCGTCCGACGGCCACCCTGTGCATCGACTGCAAGACGCTGGAGGAAATGCGCGAAAAGCAGTTGGCAAAGTAA
- a CDS encoding HU family DNA-binding protein, with amino-acid sequence MNKSELIEVAAKEAGISKAAAGNALDAILAAITKTVAKGDTVTLIGFGTFGSSKRAARTGRNPQTGKEIKIAATTVPKFKAGAALKSAVAGKKKAAKK; translated from the coding sequence ATGAACAAGTCTGAACTCATTGAAGTCGCGGCAAAGGAAGCTGGTATCAGCAAGGCAGCAGCCGGCAACGCGCTGGATGCAATCCTGGCGGCAATCACCAAGACTGTTGCCAAAGGTGATACGGTGACCCTGATTGGTTTTGGTACTTTCGGTTCTTCGAAGCGCGCAGCGCGTACGGGCCGCAACCCGCAAACCGGCAAGGAGATCAAGATTGCAGCGACCACCGTGCCGAAGTTCAAGGCAGGCGCTGCTTTGAAGTCTGCCGTCGCTGGCAAGAAAAAGGCTGCGAAGAAGTAA